From Leishmania donovani BPK282A1 complete genome, chromosome 34, the proteins below share one genomic window:
- a CDS encoding cleavage and polyadenylation specificity factor, putative: MAAPFLPEAESTAAPAALRSNAPDEVEVLPIGSGGEVGRSCVVVRYKGRGVMLDCGNHPAKSGLDSLPFFDSIKCDEIDVVLITHFHLDHCGALPYFCNQTSFKGRIFMTSATKAFYKMVMNDFLRIGAGASDLVTSEWLQSTIDRIETVEYHEEVTVNGISFQPFNAGHVLGAAMFMVDIAGMRALYTGDFSRVPDRHLLGAEVPPYSPDILIAESTNGIRELESREEREHLFTSSVHDVVRRGGRCLVPVFALGRAQELLLILEEFWDAHKELQNIPIYYASSLAQRCMKLYQTFVSAMNDRVKQQHANHHNPFVFKYIHSLMDTKSFEDNGPCVVLASPGMLQSGISLELFERWCGDRRNGIIMAGYCVDGTIAKDVLAKPKEVAKPDGKVLPLRMSTIEAVSFSAHSDGRQTRDFIQSLTKVKHTILVHGNPGAMGQLKSKLLQDFRDRNMSVYTTMNQESIRIPFVQERTAKVMGKLANMSLREGEFVSGVMLVSGQYQYSIVHPDDVPVFTDLSVNRIQQAMVLPLPRHRSPLEVLQVLQRYFAQSKLFEEVVPRPSSHEEAAEAHQAAAERGEARDPDSTLLFVSKDVTVDVQKSSQAQTTLTITWYSSHYNDLLADVTCIALAKLAEEPHEAEAEDVLVPADVSGQDRIFRVKCFHYMISQFYPSVKTNLSSGSCSVSLADGQVANIVDCIEVYLERSAGKKDVDYDAPEVQKLKQILKRIYLTLFPIPADNGWCDCGMIHGEEPVAE; encoded by the coding sequence ATGGCGGCGCCGTTTCTGCCCGAGGCGGagagcaccgctgcgccagcggcccTCCGCTCCAACGCACcggacgaggtggaggtgctgcccATTGGCAGTGGGGGCGAGGTGGGCCGCtcgtgtgtggtggtgcgaTACAAGGGGCGCGGCGTCATGCTTGACTGCGGCAACCACCCGGCCAAAAGCGGTCTTGACTCCTTGCCCTTCTTTGACAGCATCAAGTGCGACGAGATCGATGTGGTGCTCATCACGCACTTCCACCTCGACCACTGCGGGGCATTGCCGTACTTCTGCAATCAGACGTCCTTCAAGGGCCGCATCTTCATGACCAGCGCCACCAAGGCCTTCTACAAGATGGTCATGAACGACTTCctgcgcatcggcgccgggGCCAGCGACCTTGTCACGAGCGAGTGGCTGCAGAGCACAATCGATCGCATTGAGACCGTCGAGTACCACGAAGAGGTCACCGTGAACGGCATCTCCTTCCAGCCCTTCAATGCCGGCCACGTGCTTGGAGCAGCCATGTTCATGGTCGACATTGCCGGCATGCGTGCCCTGTACACAGGCGACTTCTCCCGAGTGCCGGACCGCCACCTGCTGGGGGCAGAGGTGCCACCGTACTCACCAGACATCCTGATTGCGGAGAGTACAAACGGCATCCGCGAGCTCGAGTCCCGCGAGGAGCGCGAGCACCTCTTCACGAGCAGTGTGCACGACGTCgtacgccgcggcggtcgcTGTCTAGTGCCCGTCTTTGCCCTAGGCCGCGCGCAGGAACTGCTCCTCATTCTCGAGGAGTTCTGGGATGCGCACAAGGAGCTGCAGAACATTCCCATCTACTACGCCTCGTCGCTGGCCCAGCGGTGCATGAAACTTTACCAAACCTTCGTCAGCGCCATGAACGACCgtgtgaagcagcagcatgccAATCACCACAACCCCTTCGTCTTCAAGTACATCCACTCGCTTATGGACACAAAGTCCTTCGAGGACAACGGTCCGTGCGTGGTGCTGGCCTCCCCCGGTATGCTTCAGTCGGGCATCTCGCTGGAGCTATTTGAGCGTTGGTGCGGCGACCGGCGCAACGGCATCATCATGGCCGGCTACTGCGTCGACGGCACCATTGCAAAGGATGTGCTCGCGAAGCcgaaggaggtggcgaagCCGGACGGCAAAGTGCTACCGTTGCGCATGAGCACCATTGAGGccgtctccttctccgcccaCTCGGACGGTCGGCAGACGCGCGACTTCATTCAAAGCCTTACCAAGGTGAAGCACACAATCCTTGTGCACGGCAACCCAGGCGCCATGGGGCAGCTCAAGAGCAAGCTTCTTCAGGACTTCCGGGACCGCAACATGTCCGTCTACACTACCATGAACCAAGAGTCAATCCGTATTCCGTTCGTGCAGGAGCGCACCGCGAAGGTGATGGGCAAGCTGGCAAACATGAGCCTGCGGGAGGGCGAGTTTGTGAGCGGCGTGATGCTCGTGTCCGGCCAGTACCAGTACAGCATCGTCCACCCCGACGACGTCCCGGTGTTCACCGATCTGAGCGTGAACCGTATTCAGCAGGCCATGGTCCTTCCTCTGCCGCGTCACCGCTcgccgctggaggtgctgcaggtgcttcAGCGGTACTTTGCGCAGAGCAAACTGttcgaggaggtggtgccgcgccCGTCCAGCCACGaggaagcggcagaggcccATCAAGCAGCCGCCGAGCGCGGCGAGGCCCGCGACCCCGACTCGACCCTGCTGTTCGTCTCCAAAGATGTCACTGTCGATGTGCAGAAGAGCTCGCAGGCGCAGACGACGCTCACCATCACGTGGTACAGCAGCCACTACAACGACCTCCTCGCCGACGTCACGTGCATCGCGCTCGCCAAGCTTGCCGAGGAGCCGcatgaggcggaggcggaggacgtGCTTGTGCCTGCCGACGTCTCCGGCCAGGACCGTATCTTCCGTGTCAAGTGCTTCCACTACATGATCTCGCAGTTCTATCCGTCCGTCAAGACGAACTTGTCGTCGGGTagctgcagcgtcagccTTGCGGATGGTCAGGTAGCAAACATCGTGGACTGCATCGAGGTCTACTTGGAACGCAGTGCTGGCAAGAAGGACGTCGACTACGACGCGCCAGAGGTTCAGAAGCTGAAGCAGATTCTGAAGCGCATCTACCTGACGTTGTTCCCCATTCCAGCGGACAACGGCTGGTGCGACTGCGGCATGATTCACGGCGAAGAACCCGTGGCGGAGTAA
- a CDS encoding DNA topoisomerase IB, large subunit, with translation MKVENSKMGVKREQSHSNEDEEINEEDLNWWEQENLRIAMKGERRWETLAHNGVLFPPEYEPHGIPIFYDGREFKMTPEEEEVATMFAVMKEHDYYRMEVFRRNFFESWREILDKRQHPIRRLELCDFEPIYQWHLVQREKKLSRTKEEKKAIKEKQDAEAEPYRYCVWDGRREQVANFRVEPPGLFRGRGKHPLMGKLKVRVQPEDITINIGETAEVPVPPAGHKWAAVQHDHTVTWLAMWRDSVAGNMKYVMLAPSSSVKGQSDMVKFEKARKLKDKVDDIRASYMEDFKSNDLHVAQRAVAMYFIDRLALRVGNEKGEDEADTVGCCSLRVEHIQLMPDNIVRFDFLGKDSIRYQNDVAVLPEVYALLQRFTRRKSPGTDIFDQLNPTQLNDHLKSFMDGLSAKVFRTYNASITLDRWFKEKPVDPKWSTADKLAYFNKANTEVAILCNHQKSVSKNFKLQMMQLTTKSEYTRKTIELLEKAEVTAKKKSVEEAAKEFLEEQDRMQREWLESYGTEEQKKEFEEIVAKRAAPRVRSEKKKSTSGAKKAESASGKKRAAKKKKSAKKGGKVLSKKAASKSSKKAPKKLKEEDEDDVPLVSVAAKTKKTAGVKRQRANKVVSDDDDVPLAALRV, from the coding sequence ATGAAGGTGGAGAATAGCAAGATGGGGGTGAAGCGAGAGCAGAGCCACTCCAATGAGGATGAAGAAATCAACGAGGAGGACCTGAACTGGTGGGAGCAGGAAAACCTCCGTATCGCCATGAAGGGCGAGCGTCGCTGGGAGACGCTGGCCCACAACGGCGTCCTTTTTCCACCCGAGTACGAGCCCCACGGCATCCCCATCTTCTACGACGGACGCGAGTTCAAGATGAcgccggaggaggaagaggtggcgaCGATGTTCGCCGTGATGAAGGAGCACGACTACTACCGTATGGAGGTGTTCCGGCGCAACTTCTTCGAAAGCTGGCGCGAGATCCTGGACAAGCGCCAGCACCCCATCCGTCGCCTGGAGCTCTGCGACTTCGAGCCCATTTATCAGTGGCACCTCGTCCAGCGGGAAAAGAAGCTCAGCCGGacgaaagaagaaaagaaggccATCAAGGAGAAGCAGGACGCGGAGGCAGAACCGTACCGATACTGCGTGTGGGACGGGCGTCGCGAGCAGGTGGCAAATTTCCGCGTTGAGCCGCCGGGACTGTTCCGCGGGCGCGGCAAGCACCCGCTAATGGGCAAGCTGaaggtgcgcgtgcagccgGAGGACATTACAATCAATATTGGCGAGACGGCTgaggtgccggtgccgcctgcgGGGCACAAATgggctgctgtgcagcacGACCACACCGTGACGTGGCTTGCCATGTGGCGCGACAGCGTGGCTGGAAACATGAAGTACGTCATGCTCGCCCCGTCTTCCAGTGTCAAGGGACAGTCCGACATGGTGAAGTTCGAGAAGGCACGCAAGCTCAAAGACAAAGTGGATGACATTCGCGCATCCTACATGGAGGATTTCAAGTCCAATGATTTgcacgtggcgcagcgggccgTCGCCATGTACTTTATTGACCGCCTCGCCCTCCGCGTTGGTAATGAGAagggcgaggacgaggcggatACGGTGGGTTGCTGCTCGCTGCGTGTGGAGCACATCCAGCTCATGCCGGACAACATCGTGCGGTTCGACTTCCTGGGCAAGGACTCGATCCGCTACCAGAACgatgtggcggtgctgccggaggTGTACGCGCTACTGCAGCGTTTCACTCGTCGTAAGTCGCCGGGCACGGACATCTTTGACCAGCTCAACCCCACGCAGCTGAATGACCACCTCAAGTCCTTCATGGACGGCCTCTCTGCCAAGGTGTTCCGTACCTACAATGCCTCCATCACCCTCGATCGGTGGTTCAAAGAAAAGCCGGTCGACCCCAAATGGTCCACCGCGGACAAGCTGGCCTACTTCAACAAGGCGAACACCGAGGTGGCCATTCTGTGCAACCATCAGAAGTCCGTCTCGAAGAACTTCAAGTTGCAGATGATGCAGCTGACCACCAAGTCCGAGTACACCCGCAAGACGATTGAGCTcctggagaaggcggaggtgaCCGCCAAGAAGAAGTCGGTCGAGGAGGCTGCGAAGGAGTTTCTGGAGGAGCAGGACCGCATGCAGCGCGAGTGGCTGGAGAGCTACGGcacggaggagcagaagAAGGAGTTCGAGGAGATCGTGGCAaagcgtgcggcgccgcgcgtgcgGTCTGAGAAGAAGAAATCCACGTCGGGCGCCAAGAAGGCCGAGTCCGCATCTGGCAAGAAGAGGGCCGCCAAAAAGAAGAAGTCTGCCAAGAAGGGTGGAAAGGTGTTGAGCAAGAAGGCAGCAAGCAAGTCGTCCAAGAAGGCGCCAAAGAAGttgaaggaggaggacgaggacgacgtgCCGCTCGTGAGCGTGGCAGCCaagacgaagaagacggCTGGCGtcaagcggcagcgcgccaaCAAGGTGGTCAGTGACGACGATGATGTGCCTCTTGCAGCTTTGAGGGTGTAG
- a CDS encoding ruvb-like 1 DNA helicase, putative, which produces MSGIKIEEVISTTKKERVAAHSHVKGLGLNPDGTTKHIADGFVGQEKAREAAGIAVELIRSKKMAGRALLFAGPPGTGKTALALGIAKELGPKVPFCPMVGSEVYSAEVKKTEVLMENFRRAIGLRIKENKEVYEGEVTELRAEETDNPLGGYGKSISHVIITLKSQKGSKLLKLDAAIYESLEKEKVSVGDVIYIEASSGAVKRVGRSDAYIGDHDLEADEYVPIPKGDVHKKKEVIQDVTLHDLDMANAKPSQGQDALSIVSSMMRHKKTEVTEKLRQEINKVVNKYIDQGVAELVPGVLFIDEVHMLDIECFTYLNKALESTLAPVVIFATNRGSCRIRGTEIRAPHGMPTDLLDRLLIIRTMNYDVSEITSIVEIRAHVEGVKISEAALTKLGIIGESTSLRFVAQLLTPALIIAETNGREMIEEEDVDLVAELFKDGKASARLLQDHAEEYVYQ; this is translated from the coding sequence ATGTCCGGCATCAAGATCGAGGAGGTCATCTCGACCACCAAGAAGGAGCGGGTGGCAGCGCACAGCCATGTGAAGGGGCTCGGCCTTAACCCGGACGGGACGACGAAGCACATCGCCGACGGTTTCGTTGGAcaggagaaggcgcgcgaggcggccggcatTGCGGTGGAGCTGATCCGCTCCAAGAAGATGGCAGGTCGGGCGCTACTGTTTGCGGGGCCGCCGGGCACCGGCAAGACGGCGCTGGCCCTCGGTATTGCCAAGGAGCTGGGGCCCAAGGTGCCCTTCTGCCCGATGGTCGGCAGCGAGGTGTACAGcgcggaggtgaagaagacggAGGTTCTCATGGAGAACTTCCGCCGCGCCATCGGGCTACGCATCAAGGAGAACAAAGAGGTGTACGAGGGAGAGGTGActgagctgcgcgccgaggAGACGGACAACCCGCTCGGCGGCTATGGCAAGTCCATCTCGCATGTCATCATCACCCTCAAGTCGCAGAAGGGGTCCAAGTTGCTGAAGCTGGATGCGGCCATCTACGAGAGcctggagaaggagaaggtgTCCGTCGGTGACGTTATCTACATCGAGGCAAGCTCTGGCGCTGTGAAGCGGGTGGGCCGCAGCGATGCGTACATCGGTGACCACGACCTGGAGGCGGACGAGTACGTTCCGATCCCGAAGGGAGACGTGCACAAGAAGAAAGAGGTGATTCAGGACGTAACGCTGCACGATCTCGACATGGCAAACGCCAAGCCTAGTCAGGGACAGGATGCCCTGTCAATTGTCAGCAGCATGATGCGGCACAAAAAGACGGAGGTGacggagaagctgcgccaGGAGATCAACAAGGTTGTGAACAAATACATTGACCAGGGCGTCGCTGAGCTCGTGCCCGGCGTCCTCTTCATCGATGAAGTGCACATGCTGGATATTGAGTGTTTCACCTACCTCAACAAGGCGCTGGAGTCGACCCTCGCACCGGTCGTCATATTCGCCACCAACCGCGGCAGTTGCCGCATTCGCGGGACGGAGATTCGCGCGCCGCACGGGATGCCAACAGATTTGCTAGATCGTCTCCTTATCATTCGCACCATGAACTACGACGTGAGCGAAATAACGTCGATCGTGGAGATCCGTGCCCATGTGGAGGGGGTGAAGATATCCGAGGCGGCTCTGACCAAGCTCGGCATCATCGGCGAGAGCACGTCGCTGCGCTTCGTTGCGCAACTGCTGACCCCAGCGCTCATCATTGCCGAGACGAACGGTCGCGAGATGATCGAGGAGGAAGATGTGGATCTGGTGGCTGAACTCTTCAAGGACGGCAAGGCATCTGCCCGTCTGCTGCAGGACCACGCAGAGGAATACGTATACCAGTGA